One part of the Leclercia sp. LSNIH1 genome encodes these proteins:
- the vapB gene encoding type II toxin-antitoxin system VapB family antitoxin: MRTVSIFKNGNNRAIRLPRDLDFEGVSELEIVREGDSIILRPVRPTWGSFTQLEKADSDFMAERGDVVSDEGRFDL; this comes from the coding sequence ATGAGAACCGTATCGATTTTCAAAAATGGCAATAATCGCGCCATTCGTCTGCCCCGTGACCTGGATTTTGAGGGAGTTAGCGAACTGGAGATCGTCCGGGAAGGTGACAGCATCATCCTTCGTCCCGTTCGCCCAACATGGGGTTCGTTTACTCAGCTCGAAAAAGCCGATTCGGACTTTATGGCCGAGCGTGGGGACGTCGTCAGCGATGAAGGAAGGTTTGACCTGTGA